The following proteins are encoded in a genomic region of Solea senegalensis isolate Sse05_10M linkage group LG5, IFAPA_SoseM_1, whole genome shotgun sequence:
- the LOC122769626 gene encoding ubiquitin-protein ligase E3B-like codes for MFGVPQSSKSEFLDKARQAREERKGHKEKERAATQIQALVRRFLCRCKLQKQLRTEVDNYFQASETGTSKRNALSLFKNARKLLFIYCQEDKMRFEKLCRAILASMEVENEPKVWYVSLALSKDLTIPWLKQVKDVLWVCCQLLKNLKPDILQDNKMITLYLTMLVTFTDTSTWKIVRGKGEALRPALMRMCENIMGHLNQKGFYSMLQILLTNGLARSKPSLSKGTLTAIFTLSLRPVIAAHFSDNLLRSFLIHIMSVPAVVHHLNVLTPECMASIQTHDLLRKFILFLSREEQCSDICVCLEGSHTLCLLGNLIHLGFLNEKVLEEEAGHFVKDLTDMLSYCQRYVSQKKSNLTHWHPVLGWFSQTVDYGLNESMPLVTKQLQYLWGVSIIRTLFSDVLSKKLESQEPTPPPAQPSTSQNNLPVKNLFKRAFQKSASVRNILKPVGGKRVDSAEVQKVCSICVLYQTALSTLTQIRLQILTGLTHLDDLLPKLWAFICELGPQGGLKLFMECLNNDTEESKQLLSMLMLFCDCSRHLITILDDIEVYEEQTSFKIEELITISSFLNTFVYKMIWDGILENAKGEKLELFHSVHGWLMALYERDCRRKFTPDDHWLRKDLKPSLLFQELEKGKRRAQLLLQYIPHVIPHKNRVLLFRNIVTKEKENLGLVETSSASPHVTHITIRRSRMLEDGYDQLRRLPVNSIKGVIRVKFVNDLGVDEAGIDQDGVFKEFLEEIIKKVFNPALNLFKTTSGNERLYPSPTSYIHENHLQLFEFVGKMLGKAVYEGIVVDVPFASFFLSQVLGHHHSTFYSSIDELPSLDSEFYKNLTSIKRYDGDVGDLGLTLSYDEDVMGQLVCHELIPGGKTMPVTNENKISYIHLMAHFRMHTQIKEQTAAFIRGFRCIINPEWLHVFSTPEVQRLVSGDNAEIDLDDLKKHTVYYGGFHSSHRVIIWLWDILSSDFNAEERAMFLKFVTSCSRPPLLGFAYLKPPFSIRCVEVSDDQDTGDTLGSVLRGFFTIRKKEPGGRLPTSSTCFNLLKLPNYSKKSILRDKLRYAISMNTGFELS; via the exons ATGTTTGGTGTGCCTCAAAGCTCCAAGTCCGAGTTCCTGGACAAAGCCAGGCAGgccagggaggagaggaaggggcataaggagaaggagagagcagCAACCCAGATCCAAGCTCTGGTCAGGAGGTTCCTCTGTCGATGCAAACTCCAGAAGCAACTAAG GACAGAGGTTGATAACTATTTTCAAGCCTCTGAAACTGGAACATCAAAAAGAAATgcactttcactttttaaaaatgctcGGAAATTACTGTTCATATATTGCCAAGAGGATAAGATG AGGTTTGAGAAGCTTTGTCGTGCCATTCTGGCCAGCATGGAGGTTGAAAATGAACCTAAA GTCTGGTATGTGTCACTGGCCCTTTCCAAAGACCTTACAATTCCCTGGCTCAAGCAGGTAAAAGATGTCCTGTGGGTCTGCTGTCAGCTACTGAAAAATTTAAAG CCTGACATACTACAGGACAATAAAATGATAACGCTGTACCTCACTATGCTGGTGACCTTCACAGACACCTCAACCTGGAAGATAGTGCGAGGGAAGG GAGAAGCTCTCAGACCTGCTCTGATGAGGATGTGTGAAAATATCATGGGGCATCTCAATCAGAAGGGGTTTTATTCAATGCTTCAG ATTTTGCTAACCAATGGCTTGGCACGGTCTAAACCATCTCTGTCTAAAGGCACTCTAACAGCTATCTTCACTTTGTCACTAAG GCCGGTTATTGCTGCTCACTTCTCTGATAACCTGCTGAGATCGTTCCTCATCCACATCATGTCAGTTCCAGCTGTCGTTCATCACCTCAATGTGCTTACACCAGAG TGTATGGCATCAATCCAGACGCATGACCTCCTGAggaagttcattttatttctcagccGAGAAGAACAATGTtcagacatctgtgtgtgtttagagggCAGCCATACTCTCTGCTTACTTG GCAATCTGATTCACTTGGGTTTCCTTAATGAGAAAGTCCTTGAAGAGGAGGCCGGCCATTTTGTGAAGGACCTTACTGACATGCTGTCATACTGCCAGAGATATGTATCCCAAAAGAAGTCTAACCTTACCCACTGGCACCCTGTCCTGGGCTGGTTCTCCCAAACTGTTGATTACGG cCTGAATGAGTCAATGCCATTGGTCACTAAACAGCTTCAGTACCTGTGGGGTGTTTCTATCATTCGAACACTTTTCAGCGATGTCCTCTCTAAAAAGCTAGAGAGTCAAGAGCCCACCCCTCCACCTGCACAGCCTAGTACATCACAGAATAATCTACCAGTTAAAA ACCTCTTCAAGCGAGCGTTTCAGAAGTCAGCCTCTGTGAGAAACATCCTGAAACCAGTAGGAGGGAAGCGAGTGGACTCAGCTGAGGTTCAGAAGGTGTGCAGCATCTGTGTGCTCTACCAGACTGCTCTGTCTACACTGACACAAATACGCCTCCAGATACTCACAG GTTTGACACATCTCGATGACCTTTTGCCTAAATTATGGGCCTTCATCTGTGAGCTCGGTCCTCAGGGAGGCCTCAAACTCTTCATGGAATGTCTGAACAACGACACGGAAGAGTCCAAGCAGCTTTTGTCCATGCTCATGCTGTTTTGTGACTGCTCACGGCATCTCATCAC GATTCTTGACGACATCGAGGTCTATGAAGAACAAACATCTTTCAAGATAGAGGAACTCATCACTATCTCATCCTTTCtgaacacatttgtgtacaAGATGATATGGGATGGTATCTTAG AAAATGCTAAGGGAGAGAAACTGGAGTTGTTCCACAGTGTTCACGGCTGGCTGATGGCGCTTTACGAACGAGACTGCAGGCGAAAGTTCACCCCTGATGACCACTGGCTACGCAA gGACCTAAAACCCAGTCTGTTGTTCCAAGAGCTCGAGAAAGGAAAGAGACGAGCCCAGCTTTTATTGCAATACATCCCACATGTCATTCCACATAAAAAC AGGGTGCTTCTGTTCAGGAACATTGTAACAAAGGAAAAGGAGAATTTAGGATTGGTTGAAACAAGCTCCGCTTCACCACATGTCACACATATTACCATTCGACGCTCACGCATGTTGGAG GATGGATATGACCAGCTCCGTCGGCTACCAGTGAATTCCATAAAAGGAGTCATTCGTGTGAAGTTTGTCAATGATCTGGGAGTGGACGAGGCTGGTATCGACCAGGACGGTGTCTTCAAAGAGTTTCTGGAGGAGATAATCAAGAAAGTGTTCAATCCTGCACTCAACCTGTTCAAG aCGACAAGTGGAAATGAAAGGCTGTATCCTTCGCCTACGTCTTATATCCACGAGAACCATTTGCAGCTGTTTGAGTTTGTGGGAAAGATGCTCGGGAAAGCCGTCTATGAG GGCATTGTTGTGGATGTCCCGTTCGCCTCCTTCTTCCTCAGTCAAGTCTTGGGTCACCACCATAGCACTTTCTACAGTTCCATTGATGAGCTTCCTTCTCTGGACTCTGAGTTTTATAAGAACCTCACTTCCATCAAG CGCTATGATGGAGACGTAGGGGATCTGGGACTGACGTTATCCTATGATGAAGACGTCATGGGGCAG CTTGTTTGTCATGAGCTGATACCTGGGGGGAAAACCATGCCAGTCACCAATGAAAACAA GATCAGCTACATCCACCTCATGGCTCACTTCCGTATGCACACGCAGATCAAAGAGCAAACGGCAGCTTTCATCCGAGGTTTCCGCTGCATAATTAACCCAGAGTGGCTGCACGTGTTTTCCACACCCGAGGTTCAACGCCTTGTCTCAGGAGACAATGCTGAGATTGATCTCGATGACCTCAA GAAACACACCGTCTACTACGGAGGATTTCATAGCAGCCATCGTGTCATCATCTGGCTGTGGGACATCCTGTCCAGTGACTTTAATGCTGAAGAGAGGGCTATGTTCCTTAAA tttGTTACGAGCTGTTCAAGGCCACCTCTTCTAGGTTTTGCCTACCTCAAACCACCTTTCTCCATCCGTTGTGTGGAAGTTTCAGACGATCAG GACACTGGAGACACTCTTGGCAGTGTTCTACGGGGCTTTTTCACCATCCGCAAAAA
- the LOC122768978 gene encoding BTB/POZ domain-containing adapter for CUL3-mediated RhoA degradation protein 3 has translation MEEMSGESVVSSAVPAATTRTTSFKGSSPSSKYVKLNVGGALYYTTMQTLTKQDTMLKAMFSGRMEVLTDSEGWILIDRCGKHFGTILNYLRDGAVPLPDSRRETEELLAEAKYYLVQGLADECTAALQNKETYEPLCKVPLMTSSKEEQKLIAMSNKPTVKLLYNRSNNKYSYTSNSDDNMLKNIELFDKLSLRFNGRVLFIKDVIGDEICCWSFYGQGRKIAEVCCTSIVYATEKKQTKVEFPEARIYEETLNILLYESHDGRGPDNALLEATGGAAGRSNHLDEDEERERIERVRRIHIKRPDDRTHHLQ, from the exons ATG GAAGAGATGTCAGGAGAGAGTGTGGTGAGCTCGGCAGTGCCGGCAGCTACAACCCGGACTACATCCTTCAAGGGCTCCAGCCCCAGCTCCAAATATGTGAAATTAAATGTGGGTGGGGCACTGTACTACACTACCATGCAGACACTAACCAAACAGGACACAATGCTCAAAGCTATGTTCAGTGGCAGGATGGAGGTCCTTACTGACAGTGAAG GTTGGATCTTGATCGATCGCTGTGGAAAACATTTTGGAACAATCCTTAACTATCTTAGAGATGGGGCAGTGCCACTGCCAGACAGCCGACGAGAAACTGAGGAACTGCTTGCGGAGGCCAAGTATTACCTTGTCCAAGGCTTAGCTGATGAATGCACTGCTGCCTTGCAG AACAAAGAAACGTATGAACCCCTTTGTAAAGTGcctctgatgacatcatccaagGAAGAGCAGAAGCTTATTGCAATGTCGAATAAg CCTACTGTCAAACTGTTGTACAACAgaagcaacaacaaatattcATACACCAG CAATTCTGACGACAACATGCTGAAAAACATCGAGCTGTTTGACAAGCTGTCATTGCGGTTCAACGGCCGAGTCCTCTTCATCAAAGATGTGATTGGAGATGAGATCTGTTGTTGGTCATTTTACGGCCAGGGGCGTAAGATTGCTGAAGTTTGCTGCACCTCCATTGTTTATGCTACAGAAAAGAAGCAGACAAAG GTTGAGTTTCCTGAGGCACGTATTTATGAGGAGACTCTCAACATCCTTCTGTATGAGTCCCATGATGGGAGAGGTCCAGACAATGCCCTGCTGGAGGCCACAGGGGGCGCCGCAGGACGATCTAACCATCTGGATGAGGACGAGGAGCGAGAACGAATTGAAAGAGTTCGTAGGATTCATATCAAACGGCCGGATGACCGCACACATCACCTTCAGTGA
- the LOC122768979 gene encoding unconventional myosin-Ih-like — MHYIMFFFISSGEQDINVRVLQMIRNERIKYSVPVIKYHRNGFKPKPRQLVLTETAAYVIDEAKITQRVLYTVLKGISVSNLTDGMIVFHVTCEDPKQKGDLVMQCDHLYEFLTKLCVIANKQNAIKVVQGSIKIEIQPGKESVVDFTTGQEPMVYKAKNGHLTVVATRARTR; from the exons ATGCACTATATcatgttctttttcatttcttcagGTGAACAAGATATAAACGTAAGGGTTCTCCAGATGATTCGCAACGAGCGCATCAAG TACAGTGTCCCAGTAATCAAGTACCACAGGAATGGCTTTAAACCGAAGCCACGGCAGCTCGTCCTGACAGAGACAGCTGCATATGTGATCGACGAGGCCAAGATCACGCAGAGAGTGCTGTACACTGTTCTCAAAG GTATTTCAGTCAGTAACTTGACTGATGGCATGATTGTATTCCACGTAACATGTGAGGACCCTAAACAGAAG GGGGACCTGGTCATGCAATGTGACCACTTGTATGAGTTTCTGACCAAACTCTGCGTCattgctaacaaacaaaacgcAATCAAAGTGGTTCAGGGCAG TATCAAGATTGAAATTCAGCCAGGGAAAGAGAGCGTGGTGGACTTCACCACTGGGCAGGAGCCCATGGTATACAAGGCCAAGAACGGACACCTGACAGTG GTCGCCACTCGGGCTCGTACACGGTAA
- the LOC122769070 gene encoding eukaryotic translation initiation factor 4E-binding protein 1-like, with translation MSTDCQKTTAKAIPSTRRVTVNDAEHMPHDYSTTPGGTLFSTTPGGTRIIYDRRFLLECRGSPVARTPPLGLPSIPGVTSPPSKVACEKASHGELLNNNTTAPDSSNTGDDAQFEMDI, from the exons ATGTCCACTGACTGCCAGAAGACCACTGCCAAGGCCATCCCGTCGACCAGGAGGGTGACAGTCAACGACGCGGAGCACATGCCCCACGACTACTCTACCACTCCCGGGGGAACCCTGTTTAGCACCACCCCGGGCG GTACCAGGATCATCTACGACCGAAGGTTCCTGCTGGAGTGTCGCGGCTCTCCAGTCGCCAGGACTCCTCCTCTAGGTCTGCCCAGCATTCCAGGGGTGACCAGTCCTCCCTCCAAAGTAGCCTGTGAGAAAGCCTCTCATGGAGAACTACTGAACAACAACACCACTGCACCGGACAGCAGCAACACAG GTGATGACGCACAGTTTGAAATGGATATCTAG